One genomic region from Microaerobacter geothermalis encodes:
- a CDS encoding GGDEF domain-containing protein: MKLRDLLPIPNWIYYSHLFLVFLFAFFLLLLPETPVFTILLFFLYLICLAGGHFLFSRIKRAGWFPIYFLVILTLEEALLLPLVLYQPFVLLFVPIPVFLYQLAYPLLGTVLHLLVFILIFLLPFPLEPDILSILMFQYLFYFSLGIGYSVSFLQSLKDPLTDFPRFHHVKRDLWVYSPRGVVCFLIDIDQFKKYNDEKGHLAGDHLLENVSSYLKQTFPKGSVIFRYGGDEFIILAENMTDDAAHQLASGVSGGVIVKENPKTKKMEQFSLSVGVSTSSVPILLKSLVQQADQQM; encoded by the coding sequence ATGAAATTAAGAGATTTGCTCCCGATCCCCAACTGGATATATTATTCCCATTTGTTTCTGGTTTTCCTGTTTGCATTCTTCCTGTTGTTGTTACCGGAAACCCCTGTATTCACCATCCTGTTATTCTTCCTTTATCTTATTTGTCTGGCTGGGGGACATTTTCTCTTCTCCCGCATAAAAAGGGCAGGATGGTTTCCTATATACTTTCTCGTCATTTTGACGTTGGAAGAAGCTCTCCTCCTTCCCCTTGTCCTTTATCAGCCTTTTGTACTCTTGTTTGTTCCGATTCCTGTCTTTCTTTATCAATTGGCTTATCCTTTATTGGGAACTGTGCTGCATTTGCTTGTCTTTATCCTTATTTTTTTGCTTCCTTTTCCATTGGAACCGGATATATTATCGATTCTCATGTTCCAATACCTGTTTTATTTTTCTTTGGGGATTGGGTATAGTGTCAGTTTTCTTCAATCGTTAAAGGATCCGTTGACGGACTTTCCCCGCTTTCATCATGTCAAAAGGGATCTTTGGGTTTATTCTCCCAGGGGAGTTGTCTGTTTTCTGATTGATATTGACCAATTTAAAAAATATAACGATGAGAAAGGGCATCTCGCTGGAGATCATCTGTTAGAAAATGTTTCTTCATATCTAAAACAAACGTTTCCTAAAGGGTCTGTTATCTTTCGATACGGTGGAGATGAGTTTATTATCCTGGCGGAGAATATGACGGATGACGCGGCTCATCAATTAGCCTCAGGGGTAAGTGGAGGAGTGATCGTTAAAGAAAATCCGAAAACCAAAAAAATGGAGCAGTTTTCCCTAAGTGTCGGAGTATCAACCAGTTCAGTACCCATTCTTCTGAAGTCCTTAGTTCAACAGGCCGACCAACAGATGTAA
- a CDS encoding helix-turn-helix domain-containing protein — protein sequence MQHIGDRIKFYRKKLNMSQASLAKEINLSRSTLAKYEIGERIPDLVTLGKLAAVFSIGLEELTGIKAPGEIVREIQKRYGSQVEGIREDLLEQLYILKENTKLQEVLVKLLKTDPKRLRDLIKVIELLIEMK from the coding sequence TTGCAACATATTGGAGATCGGATCAAGTTTTACAGGAAAAAATTAAATATGAGCCAAGCTTCATTGGCAAAAGAAATTAACCTCTCCCGTTCTACTTTGGCCAAATATGAAATCGGGGAAAGGATCCCGGATCTCGTCACCCTGGGGAAATTGGCCGCTGTATTTTCCATTGGATTGGAAGAACTGACCGGAATCAAAGCGCCGGGTGAAATCGTGCGGGAAATACAGAAAAGGTACGGCTCCCAAGTCGAGGGGATAAGGGAAGATTTGCTTGAACAGCTCTACATCCTGAAAGAGAATACCAAGCTTCAGGAAGTGCTGGTAAAACTGTTAAAAACCGATCCCAAAAGGTTGCGTGACCTGATCAAAGTCATTGAACTGCTGATAGAAATGAAATAG
- a CDS encoding DUF1146 family protein, with protein sequence MDAGSSFAISGVLNIFISLVFIALTWWALQTFKFDLFLARPDSAQGKLLLILLSIAIGNGVAEFFRQYLGWSLMLKMFF encoded by the coding sequence ATGGATGCTGGAAGCTCCTTTGCCATCTCTGGCGTATTAAATATATTCATTTCCCTTGTATTTATCGCCCTGACCTGGTGGGCCCTTCAGACATTTAAATTTGATTTGTTTCTGGCCCGGCCGGACAGTGCCCAGGGGAAGCTTTTGCTGATCCTTCTCTCCATTGCCATTGGAAATGGTGTAGCTGAATTTTTCCGCCAGTATTTAGGGTGGTCCCTGATGTTGAAAATGTTCTTCTAA